One segment of Dolichospermum sp. DET69 DNA contains the following:
- a CDS encoding response regulator transcription factor, whose protein sequence is MRLLLVEDEHDLGISIHNALTKRDYIVDLVEDGETAWDYLNTVPSRYEIAILDWMLPTLSGLELCKRLRARKNSLPVMLLTARDSMNDRVTGLDAGADDYLVKPFGMEELLARVRALQRRVPNFQPPQLEVGGLMLDYGNFSVVNLELENSPPIILTAKEFQLLEYFMQYPQQILTHEQIRARLWDFESDTVSNVVAAQVRLLRRKLSECGYPKTIETIRGLGYRFCE, encoded by the coding sequence ATGCGTTTATTATTAGTTGAAGATGAACATGATTTAGGAATTAGTATTCATAATGCTCTGACTAAACGTGATTATATAGTAGATTTAGTTGAAGATGGAGAAACGGCTTGGGATTATTTGAATACAGTACCATCAAGATATGAAATTGCCATTTTAGATTGGATGTTACCAACGTTGTCAGGATTGGAATTATGTAAAAGATTAAGAGCGCGGAAAAACTCATTACCAGTTATGCTATTAACAGCTAGAGATAGTATGAATGATCGTGTTACTGGTTTAGATGCGGGAGCAGATGATTATTTAGTTAAACCCTTTGGTATGGAAGAATTATTAGCAAGGGTAAGAGCCTTACAAAGGAGAGTACCAAATTTTCAACCACCACAATTAGAAGTTGGTGGTTTAATGTTAGATTATGGAAATTTTTCAGTTGTGAATTTAGAGTTAGAAAATTCTCCACCAATTATCCTCACAGCTAAAGAATTTCAACTTTTAGAATATTTTATGCAATATCCTCAACAAATATTAACCCATGAGCAAATTCGCGCCAGACTGTGGGATTTTGAAAGTGATACTGTGAGTAATGTTGTTGCTGCACAAGTGAGATTATTAAGACGCAAATTATCAGAATGTGGTTATCCTAAAACTATTGAAACTATTCGCGGTTTGGGTTATCGTTTTTGTGAATAA
- a CDS encoding DUF305 domain-containing protein: protein MKSKNLIYGLIGLLGSSAVSGLLIINSTQAQTPNSEHNSHHPSPKTNPPQKGMMRHTDQHFIEMMVPHHQSAIEMADLALNQAKRPEIKNLAIAIKKDQKREIEQMQTWYKKWYRKDVPTTAMTHEGMMSGQENMCQKMNPDMMKMPMNGNMKCMNMDLETLKNAPDFDKEFIRQMIPHHQSAVKMSEMIAKKTTKPEIRNLAKSIIKNQTAEIKQMEQWYQTWYNSKPL from the coding sequence ATGAAAAGTAAAAATTTGATCTATGGGTTAATTGGGTTACTTGGTAGTAGTGCTGTTAGTGGCTTATTAATCATTAATAGTACACAAGCACAAACTCCCAATTCTGAACACAATTCTCATCATCCATCTCCAAAAACAAATCCTCCCCAAAAAGGGATGATGAGACATACAGATCAACATTTTATAGAAATGATGGTTCCCCATCATCAAAGTGCTATAGAAATGGCTGATCTAGCATTAAATCAAGCTAAACGTCCAGAAATTAAGAATCTAGCAATTGCGATTAAAAAAGACCAAAAACGCGAAATAGAGCAAATGCAAACTTGGTACAAAAAATGGTACAGAAAAGATGTACCTACCACAGCTATGACTCATGAAGGCATGATGTCAGGACAGGAAAATATGTGTCAAAAAATGAATCCAGACATGATGAAAATGCCCATGAATGGGAATATGAAGTGCATGAATATGGATTTAGAAACATTAAAAAATGCACCAGATTTTGACAAAGAATTTATCCGGCAGATGATTCCTCATCATCAAAGTGCTGTAAAGATGTCAGAGATGATTGCTAAAAAAACCACCAAACCAGAAATCCGTAATTTAGCTAAGTCTATTATTAAAAATCAAACTGCGGAAATAAAGCAGATGGAACAATGGTATCAGACTTGGTATAACTCGAAACCACTTTAG